In Mobula birostris isolate sMobBir1 chromosome 15, sMobBir1.hap1, whole genome shotgun sequence, the following proteins share a genomic window:
- the irx3a gene encoding iroquois-class homeodomain protein IRX-3a: protein MSFPQLGYQYIAATRPLYPDRQGISSSRTGSDLTASGAASTVLTMYGSPYAAQGYGAFLPYAADLPMFPQLGAQYELKDSPSVQHPAFPHHHAAYYPYGQYQFGDPSRPKNATRESTSTLKAWLNEHRKNPYPTKGEKIMLAIITKMTLTQVSTWFANARRRLKKENKMTWTPRNRTDEEGNSYGSDPDLEGEKKEDDEEIDLENIDTENIENKEDEDEHDPDLSLDCKLDGRSDSEISDTFDDLNGSEDGFLKSVVKDSRVTEEKRGDLSPEISGQSSGDQTKNNSEGKSPVSSPAENSLSLNQKPKIWSLAETATTPDNPRKSPQIGSSPAGPPASSLLGQHRLFACPMGKFQNWTNRTFSHHPLALINSNHFLGLSASQAAPAAGVPAFCTLRGEERAQTAEPTVTDRSSALEIEKKIVKTAFQPVQRRPQKQLDAAMVLSALSSA, encoded by the exons ATGTCTTTCCCACAACTGGGATATCAGTACATAGCTGCGACTAGGCCACTATACCCAGATCGCCAGGGTATATCGTCTTCCAGGACTGGGAGCGATCTGACGGCGTCCGGTGCTGCTTCTACTGTACTAACCATGTATGGATCCCCTTATGCCGCTCAAGGATACGGCGCCTTTTTGCCTTATGCAGCCGATCTCCCCATGTTTCCTCAGCTG GGCGCCCAGTACGAACTGAAGGACAGTCCGAGCGTACAACACCCTGCTTTCCCACACCACCACGCCGCTTACTACCCTTACGGCCAGTACCAGTTCGGGGATCCATCCAGGCCGAAAAACGCCACAAGGGAAAGCACCAGCACCTTGAAAGCTTGGCTGAACGAGCACAGAAAGAACCCATACCCGACCAAAGGGGAGAAAATTATGTTGGCCATAATCACCAAAATGACCCTGACCCAAGTGTCTACCTGGTTCGCTAATGCTCGCAGGAGGCTTAAGAAGGAGAACAAGATGACTTGGACTCCCAGAAACCGAACGGACGAAGAGGGTAATTCGTATGGAAGCGACCCGGACCTGgaaggggagaaaaaggaggacgACGAGGAGATCGATTTAGAGAATATCGATACCGAGAATATCGAGAATAAAGAGGACGAAGACGAGCACGACCCGGACTTAAGCCTGGACTGCAAACTGGACGGGAGAAGTGACTCTGAGATCTCAGACACTTTTGATGACTTGAATGGTTCGGAGGACGGTTTTCTGAAATCGGTGGTAAAAGATTCCAGAGTGACTGAAGAGAAGCGAGGCGATCTTTCGCCTGAGATTTCAGGACAGTCCAGTGGCGACCAGACCAAAAACAACTCCGAGGGGAAAAGCCCCGTCTCCTCTCCAGCCGAGAACAGCCTGTCGCTGAACCAAAAGCCTAAGATCTGGTCTTTGGCTGAAACCGCCACCACTCCGGACAATCCCCGCAAGTCCCCACAGATAGGCAGCTCTCCAGCGgggcctccagcctcgtctctccTCGGCCAGCACAGACTATTCGCCTGCCCCATGGGCAAATTTCAGAACTGGACAAACCGAACCTTTTCTCATCACCCCCTGGCTTTAATCAATTCAAACCACTTCCTCGGACTCAGTGCTAGTCAAGCAGCCCCGGCTGCTGGTGTCCCTGCATTCTGTACTCTAAGAGGAGAAGAGCGGGCTCAGACAGCAGAACCCACAGTAACAG ATCGAAGCAGTGCCTtggaaatagagaaaaaaatagtaaagACAGCTTTTCAGCCGGTTCAGAGACG ACCCCAGAAACAACTCGATGCAGCCATGGTTTTGTCGGCGCTCTCCTCCGCATAG